Proteins from a single region of Nitrososphaerota archaeon:
- the pstC gene encoding phosphate ABC transporter permease subunit PstC has product MKAASGWKRSADRVYAFVSALLGSSALLFLFMILAVLVTFGTASVAVNGLNFFTTIIWNPGISTTLTTIRGFAAMSGASYGMLVFFSGTLISSGLALLIGAPLSLGVAVFLTTVAPKHVSNSLSFFVELLAGIPSVVFGFWGFLVLAPMLFNYVEPAMASYLGFIPGFGGPVYGYGLLASGIVLALMIVPIVSAISRDAMAQTPVELKEAGMALGMTNWEITRKVVLPYAKTAIVGSLVLGLGRALGETMAVVLVSQSALNIVPKTLYYPINTLSAFMAVTFDSALTDPSGMEVSAIAELALVLLLITTTANIVARLLVRRGFISSAEHLVQV; this is encoded by the coding sequence ATGAAAGCCGCAAGCGGCTGGAAGCGGTCAGCAGACAGGGTCTACGCCTTCGTCTCCGCACTGCTGGGAAGCAGTGCGCTCCTTTTCCTTTTTATGATTCTCGCAGTCCTGGTGACTTTCGGCACCGCCTCTGTAGCAGTCAACGGGCTGAACTTCTTCACGACTATAATCTGGAACCCGGGGATATCGACCACCCTGACCACAATCCGCGGGTTCGCCGCTATGTCGGGGGCTTCATATGGGATGCTGGTCTTCTTTTCCGGGACCCTCATCTCGTCTGGTCTCGCGCTCCTCATCGGGGCTCCACTAAGTCTCGGGGTGGCAGTCTTCCTTACGACCGTAGCTCCGAAGCATGTCTCAAATTCGCTGTCATTCTTCGTCGAACTGCTGGCAGGGATTCCCAGCGTCGTTTTCGGTTTCTGGGGGTTTCTGGTGCTGGCGCCTATGCTTTTCAACTATGTCGAGCCAGCGATGGCGAGCTATCTCGGTTTCATCCCAGGTTTCGGAGGACCTGTCTACGGTTATGGTCTCTTGGCCTCTGGCATAGTGCTCGCCCTGATGATAGTCCCAATCGTCTCAGCCATAAGCAGAGACGCGATGGCTCAGACCCCCGTCGAGTTGAAGGAGGCGGGGATGGCGCTTGGCATGACAAATTGGGAGATCACTCGAAAGGTGGTCCTGCCTTACGCCAAGACGGCGATAGTCGGGTCCCTGGTCCTTGGCCTAGGAAGGGCGCTCGGAGAGACCATGGCTGTGGTCCTGGTATCGCAATCTGCCCTGAACATAGTTCCCAAGACGCTGTACTATCCAATCAACACTCTTTCGGCATTCATGGCGGTGACGTTCGACAGCGCGTTGACCGACCCTTCCGGGATGGAAGTCAGCGCAATCGCGGAGCTAGCTCTGGTCCTCCTCCTCATCACCACGACGGCGAACATAGTCGCCCGTCTCCTCGTAAGGCGTGGTTTCATCTCAAGCGCCGAACACCTGGTCCAGGTGTGA